Below is a window of Podarcis muralis chromosome 5, rPodMur119.hap1.1, whole genome shotgun sequence DNA.
TCCCGAAAGCCAGTtggaaagtcttcacctgcccgCAGGACAAGAAGGGAGCCAGTTCAATGGATGCAAAGCGCAGCAGCCCAAGTCCTGATGGAGCGTGTTCCAGTGGTCACATTGATGGAACCAGAACTGCAGGTGGAACAATACCTTTAAGAGtttctcttgctttctgtttTAATTGGTAAGCTGAGCTTGGCGTGGGGCTAATTCAAAAGGAATATAGATACCCCAGAGACCCAGGGCTCTGAGCATCAACTAATGTCTGCTTCTGGGATGAGCTTGCATGACGTGGTCTTTccaagaatgaaagaaagaaatacttGCAGGGCGGGGAACCGTGTTTGCACAAGAGCAAGTAGGAAGATAATGATGATACCGGGAAGGATATTGTGCTGAGAAGGCAGCCAAGCATTGTCTGTCCAGACCATTCCCTCCTAGTCTGTCTAGGTGCTGTTTCCCCAGAGCAGCGGGAGAGACAGCTCAGGGCCGCCCTTCCAAACAACACGGTTgagatacacacatgcacacaatgtttaattgttgtttttaatttgtgttttatTCTATGCTTttagtggttattattattatctttaagctgccttgagtcccatcagggagaaagggagggtaaataataataataataataataataataataataataataataataatggtaaaagtacccctgaccgtgaccgactctggcgttgtggtgatcatcttgctttattggccgagggagccggtgtacagcttccgggtcttgtggccagcatgactaagccgcttctggcgaaccagagcagtgcatggaaacgccgtttaccttcctgccggagcggtacctatttatctacttgcactttgatgtgcttttgaactgctaggtgggcaggagctgggactgagcaacgggagctcaccccgtcgcagggattcgaaccgccaaccttctgattggcaagccctaggctctgtggtttaacccacagcaccacctgcgtcctaaTAATTATAGTAGTAGCCAGAACCTCCTCTGGATGTGGCTGAGGCATGTGCCAGCTTGCCAGCTTGCCTTTTCCAGGAACAGCTTACAGCAGCTGGCACAGCAGCAGATGTTCTGCGATAAGACTTCTGGCCGCAGTTCCCAGCTGAGCACCCACATCCAGCATCACTTCCAAGGCTCAGGTCGGACTCAGATGACAAAATGCAGCTCCACCCAAGACTGGTTGTAAATTTAGCCTCAGATTGGCTAATTCTCTGACAAAGTGTCCGCCTTATTGCCTAGATCCATTTCCAGTTTGGCAGCCTCTGTGATCTGGTCCTTGGCTGCTTTCAAGCAAcggttattcattcattcatttagatATTTGTACACcacaggtgtgtttgtgtgtgtgtgtgtgtgtgtgtgtgtgtgtggtttacagcaataaaaacacaaacccatacaataaaaaagttaaaagcagaCATTGATTAACATTGTGGAACAATTTATTCTTAATTGCTTgcataggcctggtggaatagcaAAATTTTCAGCAGGCAAACTGGCACAGAAGGCGCCTGTTGACTTCCTGTTTCCGGCGGTGGAAAATGGCTGATCCCACACAATCGGACTTCAGCCGTTCCgataattcagggctgatatgggggtaattagccctggcagcctccccagggcaggggAGGACTGTCTCAACGACCTGCAGTCTGCCCCAGATTGCCGATGTGGCAGACGGCAGGGGCACTGGGTCACGGAGCTAGGGACGGCTGACACTCCTGCGACGCCACCCCATAGCCGGACGCATCTGTTTgggaaaatataaagatttgGAAAACAAACAGACACGCTCTGAATTGAAGAAGCTGGAAAAAAACTGCAGTATGTACAgtctcagggacacgggtggcgctgtgggtaaaagcctcagcgcctagggcttgccgatcgaaaggttggcggttcgaatccccgcgtcggggtgcgctcccgttgttcggtcccagcgcctgccaacctagcagttcgaaagcatccctgggtgcaagtagataaatagggaccgcttactggcgggaaggtaaacggcgtttccgtgtgctgctctggctcgccagatgcagcttgtcacgctggccacgtgacccggaagtgtctctggacagcgctggcccccggcctcttaagtgagatgggcgcacaaccctagagtctgtcaagactggcccgtacgggtaggggtacctttacctttacctttacctatgtacagTCTCTGGTGCAAAAGATCAAACTTCAAAGAGATCCTCATCATGACATTTGGAATGTGGAGGGGCTTGGTatgtaaaaaaaaacattcttttaTCCTTAACATCAACAATCCGTAATGCATGCCAAGTCTCATTAAGAACTTAAATTGCTCTTCAAAAAGTGAGTTCAGATGGACTTTCATATATAATTGGGATCTACTCGCAGCCACTTCTCTTCTAAGACCGGAAATGTCTGTTAAAGACGAAaacaaaggacaaaggacaaaatggcgTCTCCCACCACGTCGTTATTGAATATCTGAAATACTTCCCTGATTAAGAGAAACAGGAGCTAACGGATGGTTGGTTATAAAGACTGGAAACAATATTACATATACAACTGTTTGCAAAaagatgtttgtttttattgcgaGAGAGAGGGCTAAATGGATGTCTGGCAGCCCCCCTCTAGGGCCCGGAGGGGGGACTGGGAGGATTCCAAAGGCCAATTGCTAACTGTCTGAGATATGGCTACATTGCAAACAGTCTGTTTAAGATAAATCAACAAGGAGGTTACAGAAGgaaatttctctctgtttctttgatAACACCTGGACGGGAAAGATTAACGATCTGGGAGCTGCCAAAATAACAACTCTCAAAGAGCTGGACAGAACTTTGAAATTGGATGCAATTAAATGAAGTGGTGCGATGAAAAAACAGCTGAAGGAGTACAATATACGGACAAATCTGCACTCCAtaggaagaaaaaaaagtattGCTTTTCTGACATGAATGAGGATCGTAGAACCAGAGTCAAAATGTGGAAGGGAAAAATCGGACATGGAATTATGAATAACATTGCGGATGATGAGAGGCAGGACTGTGATGTTGAATGCGCTTCGAAATTCAGACCGTgggaagtcaaaacaaaattattacaatttggaagacaattggacctttttttattttagttttttatttttattggatctgatttgatatgttaattggatgtttttattggaaaattaataaatgcttaaaaaaaaaagaaggcgcctgttgaatctctagtggcagagagttccacaggacttgGCCAATAACCCTAAAGCTTGGTCTACTTGTTGCTGTCAAATGAACTTCATCAACTTGGGGAATGACCAGTGATGCTTCTGCATGTGATCTCAGTTATCTCAGCACACCTTCTGTCTCTCTGTGGCCTTCTTGGGATATgtgaaggaggaggggggaaagactgCTTTCGTTCTCAGGCTGCCAATACCATGTTCCAGATCTCCCCACAGTTTCATGCAGCTGTTCAACAgagccacttccgccctgcagaggaggtggggttgcaggaaTCCCCAGCTGCCTCACCCCCTGGCCATCCAATCAGCTGGCTCTGagggtgtggcctgccctatttaacacAGGCGCAGCAGGGGATCACCCTCTTTGCCGGTccgccagctgttcctgtttcccaccctcccactctATAAGGTTTTTGTTCttggaccttgctatggaccttcgTTGGTTGCCgttgaatttttccacttggcaaattggaaccggccacttggtttttgcctacctcgtagcaaatcctCACAACTGTctgggtattggtggttaggccaATATTGTTcagtattgttctgtagatggaagaggggaggtagcgccatcacttGCCCCACTTACTGAAGGGTAGTCcaataaaggattccaggggccctgtccgaagcctaaggAGGTtagggcccaaggcacgccccctagtggtgaccccgggggagttcctagttgatgtgcatcagcaggactccccctactggtggttaaccctccccggacttcaagcagacgggctggagtcagatatTGATATTGAttgtaataatattttaaagctcTCAGCTCCACTTTTGCTAGCGGTAACACATTTGccgttttatttttttttactcagGGGACAAAGGGCTGCCCATTGAGAATCACCAGCAACGCTCCCCTCCACCTGGTACGCAAGCCCCCTTCTGCCAAGCCAGTTCAGGGCTGTGGGGTTTTCCCATGTCCCGGGGTTGACTCCTGCCAGAagccagcagaaccaggaagatCCAGTTTTGACTGGAAAAAGTTgccaaaaatggtcccaaacagGTATGAACCAATCTCCGGAGGCAATGTCTTCATTTCCTGCCAAAACCCCCTTTTTTTGTGTGAAAAGGTCACCCAAACTGTCGTCTCATCGTTGCATCACCTGCTAATTTTTGGCTCTGGTTCCAAAGCCAACCTCTTCTTCAAGGAGGGCTTATATATCCCCAAGGGGCTGGGTCTTGGCACTCACACCTCTCTTCAAGCTGCACCATGAAGTCTGCCCTCGTGGTCTTTGTGGGGGTCCTCATCCTTTGTGCTGAGCTGACACTGGCAGGTTCTCAGACACCAGACTGTGAGTCAGAAGGTAAGCAGCACTGCCAGGAAGGGGCCTTCAAACTGCCGGTTAATCAAAGGCAggggctcccttggaaggtggtggactctccttcacttgaGGTTTATacgtagtaccgtatttttcgccccatagaacgcaccggcccataggacgcatcaagtttcttgggggggaaataaagaaaaaaaaattattttccccccaggcgcttgtggggccagcagcggggagaagcgctcttctcactgcagcccgccttcagatcaggtccggggacagcaggaagacgcgctgcgtctcccagctgtccccggagcttgcggggctggcggcggggtcttcccgccgtcagcctccaaaccacttcgagagacagtgggatggcggcattccgcctccctctgtcccccgaccttgtggggctggcgctggggctctcctgaagcctggagagtgagaggggtcggtgcgcaccgacccctctcgctctccaggcttcagcgaaagcctgcattcgccccataggacgcacacacatttccccttcatttttggaggggaaaaagtgcgtcctatagggcgaaaaatacggtaatggatggccacctgtcagggattctttagctgggattcctgtgtcgcagggggttggactagatgacccttgggggttccAATTCTGGAATGCTGTGATCTTGGTGTGCTGCTAAAAGACAGCTGCATCCCCCAcctgcccagcccagccctttgtgttatattattatataaccatgtccagttctgggtgccacagtttaagaaggatattaaaaagctggaaggtgtgcagaggagggcaacagaggtgatcaagggtctgggagccaagccttgtgaggaacagttgagggagttgggtatatttTGACTGGAGGAGAGAAGactaagaggtgacatgacagcCCTCTTCAAATGCCTgaagggccgtcacatggaagatggagccaggttgttttctgctgctccggagagtAGGACCCAAGCCAATGAATTacaattacaagaaagaagatgatgacttaacatcaggaagacctttctgatgaTAACAGCTGTTTGATAGTAGAACAGGCTCCCTcatgaggtggtggactctcattccttggaGGGCTTtagacagaggttggatggtcacctgcagggattcttgagctgtggcttggacttgatgaccctgggagatcccttccaactctacaaatctataaGAGAGCCTGGAGCCCAGAGTAAGCTGACTTAAAAGACCCCCACTCCACTGCTGGGAAGTCATGTGGTTGTTCTGTTCCAGGGAAGCCAGGATACTGCCCCACACCGGATGGTGATGGAACATGTGTGGAGGAATGTTCTGGAGATGATTCATGTCCTAGGGACAAGAAGTGCTGCAGCAACAACTGTGGCCACACTTGCCAAACTCCACTAAACGGTAAGAAGTCCTTTCCCTTCAGAAGCAGACTGGGGTTTTGGAGTGCAACAGTCTCACCTTCGGTAGGATGTCCCCTATATCAGAGGGAGGTGCGGTGTATGGGAAAGAGCTGGGACCTATTGGCTTGTCCACTCTTTCCTGAGGAGCTGAGCAAGAACTGAGAGGTCAGAATCCAGCCATTCAGCAGCTGTTAAGATCCTTAGCTTTATAAATTCCCCAGGACTTCAATGTGCTTCTGGCACAAAGGCTTTCAAGCGCTCCTGAGATAAGTGTAGCCCTCGTCTCTGAGAAAACTCCCCACTAATGATCTTTTTTAATCACCAAGTTATTTACCAGTAATATTTCTATTCCACTTCTATTCCGGCAACAATGCTGAGCTCATACAAGCTCACAGTAGTTAACAATGGAAATTAACAAATGCTACAATCATTACAATTGTATCAGAAGGTCAAGTGTATCTTAAAAAAAGGCACAAAGCAATTgcatactgtcagagctgcctcaggtcccagctcacagaggaccaacgccagtccgttgttatataaaatagtctttattgaagttcagtttctcttttacagccacggcgcgcagctctacgtcttaaaccctagaccgccgaagctccgtctgagtctcctccccccagacaccagtttaagaccctagccttgctccaccttttcctctgttccctcctcctctgggtccgcttgtccgccaaagtcttgcccttcctagactcttctgacgctgagtcccctgagtcttccccctccctccggcgggctttaggacctggttcccaatccgggctttctgctgtcccgcgcgcctgtacatttgaacttggcgtgcgcgcccagcctgccaccttccttctgaccgttatactgctcctgtcgctgcttccctcttcgggggtgctagctgggcctgactcctcctccctgcttcccggaggagacgctgactctgacctatggggctcttcccccccactacgctctggtggggaagctggtcctgatttccagctactgctttgggagtctccgctggccccctgcttctggtgtgtcccccctgggacccccccttgccctggccatcggcgcccccttctgggaatcttctgattcactggagaggctcatggaatctctcgggtcactgtcattctcccctccgctgccctcagattcttccccttcgctctccatttcctctctctcccctgtgcctctgctcctgagcccctgacacacacGTCAAACAATTGTTCAAGtgagacagcccttcaaatatctgaagggctgcgaCATGGATGATTCGgcccttgttttctgctgctctcaaggggagaacccaaaccaatggattcaaatgacaaaagATCCTGACTAAACATTAAGAAtcactttctgacagtgagagttagttgttcgacagtggaatggactcccttggaaagtgatggactctccctcgttggaggtctttaagcagaggatggatggccatctgtcagggattctagatctggaattcctgcattgcaagggggttggatttGATGACCCTCGGGCAGTGCtttgttccttaaaaaaatgtttaggggtactctcattttcctaggtaaagggacccctcaccattaggtccagtcgtgaccgactctggggttgcggcactcatctcgctttattggctgagggagcaggcgtacagcttccaggtcatgtggccagcatgactaagccgcttctggcaaaccagagcagcgcacggaaacaccgtttaccttcccgccggagcagtacctatctatctacttgcactttgacgtgcttttgaactgctaggttggcaagagctgggactgaccaacgggagctcatcccgtcattgtggggattcaaaccactgaccttctgatcagcaagccctaggctctgtggtttaacccacagcaccacccgcatccctctcatttttctaggtaaaggtaaaggtacccctgcccgtacgggccagtcttgacagactctggggttgtgcacccatctcactttttttttaaaaaaaataatttttattaatttttccaaacatgtaataaaaacaaacaataaaacagaacaaaacatacaaacaaataaacatgtataatttcataaacttattttccttcaccttacttcccggacttccccatacctccctttttctgcatccttatttttaccttttcacagcaaccctccatttaattaattgactcatcttcattataatttccttaaatttatgatttacagctgcaattctctgtttcttaacaccataacatctcagcactcctcaatgttacaacaatttttaagatatattttaaatttcttccaatcttcttccactgtctcactcccctggtcacggattctgccggtcatctctgccattcccatgtagtcaatcaccttcgcttgccattcttccagagtgggtagctgctgcgtcttccaatactttgctagaagaattcttgctgctgtggtagcatacatgaaaaaaattctgtccttccttggcaccaattggcccaccatgcccaggagaaaagcctctggttttttagaaaatgtccatttaaggacctttttaatttcattatagatcatttcccagtaggctttaatcttcgggcaggtccaccaaaggtgatagaaagtaccttcagtctcattacatttccaacatttattattgggcaaatggtaaatttttgcaagtttgactgtgcgcccatctcacttaagaggccaggggccagcgctgtccggagacacttccgggtcacgtggccagcgtgacatcgctgctctggctagccagagctgcacacggaaatgccgtttaccttcccgctagaaagcggtccctatttatctacttgcactcgggggtgctttcgaactgctaggttggcaggcgctgggaccgaacaacaggagcgcaccccgccgcggggatttcacccgccgacctttcgatcggcaagccctaggcgctgaggcttttacccacagcgccacccgcgtcccctctcatttttctactcatattgaaatactgaccctcaatgaagccaaacttaagattcacaaaatctTTAAGGGTATGTGCACCCccacgtccccccagaaaaagcactgccccCGAATTACTACGATTCTGAGTAATTCAAAGCCAGCCCTGTGCCAGCTGGCTGACTCTCTCTGTGctgggaaaggagggggaagaCTGCCTTTCGAGAGTGCCAGAGTCTGTGGGGTTAGGGTGCTGACCCCAACATCAACATCAGAATAAAGGAACAGAGGTGTGACTTCTCTGACCCTCTCAAAGCCAACACAGTGGGGAAAGCTGAAGAAGGGCACCGCAGACTAACCCCTACTTCCCAAATAACACTATGAGGAGCGTGGGGAGGATGCAGTCAAACCCCCCAGAAGCCCAGGGTGGATCAGAAGGGTCCTTGGTCTTGGCTCATTGTGGGAGGGAGAGATGGTGAAGGCATGCCCTGCCATGGAATCCAGAGGACCTTCACGTCCTTTTCCAGGATCCCatcatgtgggatgtgaaacacaagagcagtcaagtacaatcttcctataataataataataataatttattatttataccccgcccatctggctgggcctccccaggcactctgggcagcttccataaaaaccacaaatacagtaaaatatcacacgttaaaaacttccctgaacagggctgccttaagatgtcttctgaatgtcaggtagttgtttatcgctttgacatctgctggaagggcgttccacagggcgggcgccactaccgagaaggccctctgcctggttccctgtagctttgcttctcgcaatgagggaaccgccagaaggccctcagcgctggacctcagcatccgggcagaatgatgggggtggagacgctccttcaggtatactggaccgaggccgtttagggctttaaaggtcagcaccaacactttgaattgtgctcggaaacgtactgggagccaatgtaggtctttcaagactggtgttatatggtctcggcggccgcccccagtcaccagtctagctgccgcattctggattagttgtagtttccgagtcaccttcaaaggtagccccacgtagagtgcattgcagtagtccaagcgggagataaccagagcatgtaccactctggtgagacagtctgcaggcagatagggtctcagcctacgtaccaaatggagctggtaaacacctgccctggacacagatttgacctgtgcctccatggacagctgtgagtccagaatgactcccaggctgtgcacctggtccttcaggggcacagttaccccattcaggaccagggaatcctccacacctgcccgcggtcctgtcccccaaaaacagtacttctgtcttgtcaggattcaacctcaatctgttagccgccatccaacctccaaccgcctccaggcactcacacaggaccttcactgccttcactggttctgatttaaaagagaggtagagctgggtatcatccgcatactgatgaacagccagcccaaatcccctgacgATCTCTCCCAggggcttcatgtagatgttgaagagcatgggggagaggaccgaaccctgaggcaccccacaagtgagggcccaggggtctgaacactcatcccccaccaccactttctgaacccggcccaggaggaaggagcggaaccactgtataacagtgcctccagctcccagcccccgaagacggtccagaaggatgttatggtcgatggtatcaaacgccgctgagagatccagcagaactaggaaacagctctcacctttgtccctagcccgccggagatcatcaaccagtgtgaccaaggcagtttcagtcccatgatgaggcctgaatcccgactggaagggatccaaatggtccgcttcttccaggcgtgcctggagttgttcggcaaccgctcgctcaatcaccttgcccaagaatggaagatttgagactgggcgatagttggccatcgtggccgcatgtaaagatggttttttaagaagcggtttaataaccgcctctttcagcgggtctgggaaggctccctcacggagggaagcattcaccaccccacgaagcccatcgcccagtccttcccggctagcttttataagccaggatgggcaaggatcaaggagactggtggttggtttcactcgtccaagcagcctgtccacatcctcggaggtaacagattggaattgatcccactcaacttgactagacagaactctagcactctcccgccccggccctgctcccacggtggagcctacttcttcccgaatctgagcgattttatctgcaaaaaactttgcaaaatcattgcaggagaacgtgtggcccgtactgggccccgatgttgcaggtggttccgctaaattgtgaaccacctgaaaaagtctcctgctgctgttttctgcagatgcaatggaggcggtgaagaaattcttcttcgccgtcgctattgccacttggtaggctcgacgttgagctctaacctgtgtccggtcagattcggaatgagttatccgccaccggcgctctagccgtctcaacgattgtttcattgccctcagctccgtggaaaaccacggggctgtccgggctccatgcaatcggagagggcgcttcggagccaaacagtcaatagccctggttaactccacattccagcgggccaccagggaatcagctgaaaggccatcaacatgggataaagcatcccct
It encodes the following:
- the LOC114599875 gene encoding WAP four-disulfide core domain protein 18-like; translation: MKSALVVFVGVLILCAELTLAGSQTPDCESEGKPGYCPTPDGDGTCVEECSGDDSCPRDKKCCSNNCGHTCQTPLNVKPGECPKFKIPPGLPCKTDCCEDNHCKGTDKCCPMGCSKVCAPAGFDEA